The nucleotide window GCACAGGCGCCTGGGGGTTGTGAGTGCGGATCTCTGGCAGCCATTTCTCTGTGATGTTTTGGAAGGAGCTGGGCTGCACCACGCTGAAGCAGGCCAGGAAGACATCAGTATCCGGGTAGCAGAGGGAGCGAAGGCGGTCAAAGTCTTCCTGGAATGGGAAGGCCAGGTCATTAGTGGGGCCGTTCACAGGGGGCAGGAATCCGATTGTCACCTGAGGCTGGAAGCCTGAGACTCATAACCAAGGGCCCAAGGCTTTCTTCATTCCTGATGGATCCAGGtcctcccagcctccagcccaCCTTCCCCCAAGACCAGTAGAGGCCGCTCCCAGATTCTCACCTGTCCTGCCGTGTCCCAGAGCTCAATGCGCACCGGGGCTCCATCCACCAAGACTTGCACTGTGTAGGGTAGGGGGGAAGCCGGGGTTAGGAAGAGCCGTTAGGGCCCCACCAGCGCCACCTCGGAGCCCACGCCCCCCTCCGTCCTACCGGGGGGCCTCCGCACCCGTCGTACACAACCCCATCTCCAGCCACGCGGCCGCCCGGGCCGCTGGGCGTACCAGAGAAGGTGTCCAGTGCTGTCGGCCGGTAGCGCGCGGGGTACCCATTGCAGGTATAGCTGACGATGAGGCTGCTCTTGCCCACGGCGCCGTCGCCCACCAGCACGCACTTGATTCCCAGCTCCGGGGACGCGCTGCCCCGTCGCGGGGGAGGAGTCGGGGCCCGGAGAGGA belongs to Manis pentadactyla isolate mManPen7 chromosome 11, mManPen7.hap1, whole genome shotgun sequence and includes:
- the RHOV gene encoding rho-related GTP-binding protein RhoV is translated as MPPRELSEAESSPLRAPTPPPRRGSASPELGIKCVLVGDGAVGKSSLIVSYTCNGYPARYRPTALDTFSVQVLVDGAPVRIELWDTAGQEDFDRLRSLCYPDTDVFLACFSVVQPSSFQNITEKWLPEIRTHNPQAPVLLVGTQADLRDDVNVLIQLDQGGREGPVPQPQAQGLAEKIRACCYLECSALTQKNLKEVFDSAILSAIEHKARLEKKLNAKGVRTLSRCRWKKFFCFV